From the Lolium rigidum isolate FL_2022 chromosome 2, APGP_CSIRO_Lrig_0.1, whole genome shotgun sequence genome, one window contains:
- the LOC124689702 gene encoding uncharacterized protein LOC124689702, protein MRPTKPAATAPRSARPTSGVVRLLQVPAVVTLAVVLAVTAPAQPQKASEAAPKDTFRNVPGTLSGEEGKEAERIKHPRSPEAARCTSKCVSTCVLGGAGAPGVGGPFNVRRPLVVFKDGFRSRQYCLVECSDVCNLIKDGEDDQ, encoded by the exons ATGCGGCCGACGAAACCAGCTGCCACGGCGCCAAGGTCGGCGCGGCCGACGTCCGGCGTCGTGAGGCTACTGCAGGTGCCGGCGGTGGTGACTCTGGCCGTCGTTCTCGCCGTGACTGCGCCGGCGCAACCGCAGAAGGCTTCGGAGGCGGCGCCGAAGGACACGTTTCGCAACGTGCCGGGGACGCTGTCCGGGGAGGAGGGCAAGGAGGCGGAGCGGATCAAGCACCCACGGTCACCCGAGGCGGCGCGCTGCACCTCCAAGTGCGTCAGCACCTGCGtcctcggcggcgccggcgcaccCGGCGTCGGAGGCCCCTTCAACGTCAGAAG ACCACTGGTGGTGTTCAAGGATGGTTTCCGAAGCCGGCAGTATTG CCTGGTGGAGTGCTCAGACGTCTGTAACCTGATCAAGGACGGCGAAGACGACCAATGA